A genomic segment from Candidatus Korarchaeum cryptofilum OPF8 encodes:
- a CDS encoding DNA polymerase ligase N-terminal domain-containing protein, whose translation MPRFVVQEHHARRLHWDLRLEMDNVLKSWALPKGVPEKRGVKRLAIETEDHDLSYIDFEGRIPEGMYGAGEVKIWDSGEYELLERTENKIKFLAKGRKMNGEYVLIKTKVGWLLMKA comes from the coding sequence ATGCCCAGGTTCGTTGTACAGGAGCATCACGCTAGGAGGCTCCACTGGGACTTGAGGCTGGAGATGGATAATGTTTTGAAATCCTGGGCCCTGCCCAAGGGCGTCCCCGAGAAGAGGGGAGTCAAGAGGCTGGCCATAGAGACTGAGGACCACGATCTCTCCTACATAGATTTCGAGGGCAGGATACCGGAGGGGATGTATGGAGCCGGTGAGGTGAAGATATGGGACTCCGGCGAGTATGAATTGCTGGAGAGGACGGAAAATAAGATAAAGTTTTTAGCAAAAGGGAGGAAAATGAATGGAGAATACGTACTCATAAAGACGAAGGTAGGATGGCTGTTGATGAAGGCTTGA
- a CDS encoding DUF134 domain-containing protein yields the protein MRRCRRRGRPPFYFRHYSVDQSDEAIVLYEHELEAMKLIHLDNRTIEEASLMMGLTKTTFWRILESGRRKVTKALVEGKPISIARRDEDQR from the coding sequence ATGAGGAGATGCAGGAGGAGGGGGAGGCCCCCGTTCTACTTCAGGCATTACTCAGTTGACCAATCTGATGAAGCTATCGTACTCTATGAGCATGAGCTAGAGGCCATGAAGCTCATCCATCTCGATAATAGGACGATAGAGGAGGCCTCCCTCATGATGGGGCTCACTAAGACGACATTCTGGAGGATCCTGGAATCCGGGAGGAGGAAGGTAACTAAAGCTCTCGTAGAGGGGAAGCCTATCTCGATAGCTAGGAGGGATGAAGATCAAAGATAG
- a CDS encoding magnesium transporter CorA family protein — translation MEALIFPDKSRKAFLIDEKDMETALKELSLPAHLIDSIMREDRQRAIPHDGLTLILRRFTFEEQLEQHPFIILLRNDFIAIISGKDFLERIKEDFERNSYDCKSSLDVFMSLSLLRLVDEYYRVYDAIEDEIDELEDEVSENPSKIGIDEFRRVRDSLIRFRRALYSFREIASLMLGRGVYEISDNAERIIQEVYEDLVQLMDMVESQRERLADVRDLHLSALSLSLNEIMKKLTAVNVIALPLIIIAGIYGMNLMIPEAKWPYAYPAVLIAMFSIAFLLTLILRRKGWI, via the coding sequence ATGGAGGCATTGATATTCCCGGATAAATCGAGGAAGGCGTTCCTCATCGATGAGAAAGATATGGAAACAGCCTTAAAGGAACTTTCCTTACCCGCTCATTTAATAGACTCGATAATGAGGGAGGATAGGCAGAGAGCTATACCTCACGATGGATTGACCCTCATCCTGAGGAGGTTCACATTTGAGGAGCAGCTCGAGCAGCACCCCTTCATAATCCTGCTCAGGAACGACTTCATCGCGATAATATCGGGGAAGGACTTTCTGGAGAGGATTAAAGAGGATTTTGAGAGGAATTCTTATGATTGCAAATCATCTTTAGATGTCTTCATGTCCCTCTCCCTCTTAAGGCTCGTTGATGAATACTACAGAGTTTACGATGCCATAGAGGATGAAATAGATGAGCTTGAGGATGAAGTATCGGAGAATCCCTCTAAGATAGGGATAGATGAGTTCAGGAGGGTGAGGGACTCTCTGATAAGGTTCAGGAGGGCCCTCTACTCCTTCAGGGAAATAGCATCCCTGATGCTTGGTAGGGGAGTGTATGAAATATCAGATAATGCTGAGAGGATAATTCAGGAGGTATATGAAGATTTAGTACAGTTAATGGATATGGTTGAGTCTCAAAGGGAGAGACTCGCCGATGTAAGGGATCTACACCTATCCGCTCTCTCACTGTCTTTAAATGAGATTATGAAGAAGCTCACAGCTGTAAACGTGATAGCTCTTCCCCTCATCATAATAGCCGGCATATACGGGATGAACTTGATGATACCTGAGGCTAAGTGGCCATACGCATATCCAGCGGTTCTAATAGCGATGTTCTCCATCGCTTTTCTCCTCACCCTCATCCTGAGGAGGAAGGGGTGGATATAG
- the proC gene encoding pyrroline-5-carboxylate reductase → MGAFPEAVWSIQFLDSSRQTLAVIGAGKIGTAILRALKDEWNVIGTGRSDETIERVRRVGAIATKDNSMACRIADVVILSVKPSHLRDLLPLSRHLEGKLVISVLAGVRTSMLESEFPKARIVRAMPNINAIIGASVTAISAGRSARESDIEVAERIFRKLGDVFRVPEEYMDPITALIGSGPALISEIIDAMLLGAVAAGMPRELAYEMLLKLMEGTVRALEETSMHPAQLRDLVTTPGGTTIAGISVMEEMRVKSGIIYAIKGASDRAKELGMHMESLVLAQT, encoded by the coding sequence ATAGGGGCATTTCCCGAAGCCGTATGGTCGATTCAGTTCCTCGACTCGAGTAGGCAGACCCTAGCTGTCATAGGAGCTGGTAAGATAGGGACAGCTATTTTGAGAGCATTGAAGGATGAATGGAACGTTATAGGGACTGGAAGGAGCGATGAGACAATAGAGAGGGTGAGGAGAGTAGGGGCCATAGCTACTAAGGATAATTCGATGGCCTGCAGGATAGCAGACGTAGTAATTCTCTCAGTGAAGCCCTCTCATCTCAGGGACCTCCTCCCCCTATCGAGGCATCTGGAGGGGAAGCTAGTGATCTCAGTCCTAGCTGGAGTGAGGACGTCCATGCTTGAGAGCGAATTCCCTAAGGCCAGGATAGTGAGGGCCATGCCCAACATAAACGCGATAATAGGGGCATCAGTGACTGCGATATCCGCCGGGAGGAGCGCTAGGGAATCGGATATCGAGGTCGCGGAGAGGATATTCAGGAAGCTGGGAGATGTCTTCAGAGTGCCAGAGGAGTATATGGACCCGATAACAGCATTGATAGGGAGCGGCCCTGCCCTGATAAGCGAGATAATAGATGCCATGCTTCTAGGTGCAGTGGCAGCCGGTATGCCCAGGGAGCTAGCTTATGAAATGCTCCTCAAGCTCATGGAAGGGACAGTGAGGGCGTTGGAGGAGACAAGCATGCATCCAGCTCAACTGAGGGATCTCGTGACCACGCCCGGCGGAACTACTATAGCTGGGATAAGCGTTATGGAGGAGATGAGGGTCAAATCTGGGATAATATACGCTATCAAGGGTGCTTCAGATAGGGCTAAGGAGCTGGGAATGCATATGGAGAGCTTGGTCTTAGCACAGACCTGA
- a CDS encoding AAA family ATPase yields the protein MEDPRSIFYYRCDMLSDYKELNSLIGDYLEMRRAYKIRTSYIFLDEITFPREWYRAIKYRIDSGGSGE from the coding sequence GTGGAGGATCCAAGATCCATCTTCTATTACAGATGCGATATGCTCTCGGACTACAAGGAGCTCAATTCTCTCATAGGGGACTACCTGGAGATGAGGAGGGCTTACAAAATAAGGACATCCTACATATTCCTAGATGAGATAACGTTCCCGAGGGAATGGTACAGAGCTATAAAGTACAGGATAGACTCCGGGGGATCTGGAGAATGA
- a CDS encoding DUF4143 domain-containing protein, giving the protein MNPDIYSSLEVIKGLNPSEIWEKCTRARPWLDEVNRAFESYLECGGFPLAVRSLLERGEVSGEAEEAFISSFISDIVKLRRNEGIAKRILKAVLEKLPSSISLNSVAKEFEIRSHKTVFYYLDLFEKMFVLRNVFFIEPNKLVELYYKQRKVHLTDPFLYTVFSRWCMTERPSLNAIVESVVATHLARRFSIGYWKNKTEIDIVIPDLGMGIEVKWGEKAELRG; this is encoded by the coding sequence ATGAATCCTGATATTTACAGCTCCTTGGAGGTAATCAAGGGCTTAAATCCTTCTGAGATATGGGAGAAGTGCACGAGGGCTAGGCCCTGGCTCGATGAAGTCAACAGGGCATTCGAGAGCTATCTTGAATGTGGAGGGTTCCCTCTGGCCGTGAGATCACTGCTCGAGAGGGGTGAGGTGTCTGGGGAAGCGGAGGAAGCTTTCATCTCCTCCTTCATATCCGATATAGTGAAGCTGAGGAGGAATGAGGGAATAGCCAAGAGGATCCTGAAAGCTGTCTTGGAGAAGCTCCCATCGTCGATCAGTTTGAACAGCGTGGCGAAGGAGTTTGAGATAAGGTCTCATAAGACGGTCTTCTACTACCTCGATCTATTCGAGAAGATGTTCGTGTTGAGGAACGTGTTCTTCATAGAGCCAAATAAACTTGTGGAGCTATATTACAAGCAGAGGAAGGTTCACTTAACGGATCCATTCCTTTACACAGTTTTCTCGCGGTGGTGCATGACTGAAAGGCCCAGCTTGAATGCGATCGTCGAGAGCGTTGTAGCGACTCATCTCGCCAGGAGGTTCAGCATTGGCTATTGGAAGAATAAGACGGAGATAGATATCGTGATACCGGATTTAGGAATGGGGATCGAGGTGAAATGGGGTGAGAAAGCGGAGCTTAGGGGATAG
- a CDS encoding PaREP1 family protein, with protein MPEADVELHLKLCENYMKEAEDFLARKDYVQASEKAWVAASQMLKVLAAKEGRELRSHAELWKYADELAEKLGDEELRYLWRTANALHQNFYENWMPSREVELSVRDVKEFVRRLRAILNI; from the coding sequence ATGCCAGAGGCCGATGTCGAGCTTCACTTAAAGCTATGCGAGAATTACATGAAGGAAGCTGAAGATTTCCTAGCGAGGAAGGATTATGTTCAGGCATCCGAGAAAGCATGGGTTGCAGCTTCTCAAATGCTCAAAGTCCTAGCTGCTAAAGAGGGCAGGGAGCTCAGAAGCCATGCGGAATTGTGGAAGTATGCCGATGAACTGGCTGAGAAGCTGGGTGATGAGGAGCTGAGATACCTCTGGAGGACCGCAAATGCTCTCCACCAGAACTTCTATGAGAACTGGATGCCGTCGAGGGAAGTCGAACTTTCAGTTAGGGATGTTAAGGAATTTGTGAGGAGGTTGAGAGCCATTTTAAATATCTAA